The following DNA comes from Tunturibacter gelidoferens.
GTATTTGAAAAACCTCGGCAATCCGAAGCAGAGTCGGGACTGAGAGACCATCGCCTTTCTCAATACGTTGTATCTGCGTCAAGTGAAAGCCATGCTGAACAACAAGTGCGCGCAAGGTCAGCCCGCGCTCCTTGCGCAACTGTTTGACTCGCTTACCTAAAGCCGCTGAGAACTTTTTGTAGTCGTATCGCAGCATGGAATCGGTGTCGATGTGGACCTCGCGCAAGATGATAAGAGCACACCGCAACCTCCCGGTATAGCGATCTCTGCAAAATCTTAGCAACCTCCAAAGCACACACACAAATGTGGAGATGCCTTATTGTGTCTTGTACACAAAATTGTGGATATGAAAAGTGTGTTGACACGATGCGGGAGACTCGCTATAAGTTGTGCATGGTGACACAAGTTTGTGGTAACACAGCAACGTGTACACGGCGGCGGAATGTACCGCGTGGCGATAGGGCTGTGGACCGCAAAGCCCAACACGAAAGGAGGACAAAAAACCGCTACATGAAGGCTCTTTTGAGAGCACAACCCATTTCCTTTACCCCGAATTCGCTTCACAAGGAGAAAACTTTGAACAAATCAATCGACTCACGCCTGGCGCGACGCTGGGTTCAGAAATTGTCCAAGAAGAATCTGCGGACATTCGGGCGAAGCATCGCACCGAGTCTGTTCGCCATTTCACTAACCTCACTTGCTCACGCTCAAGGCACGGTTGATTTTTCCGGTGCCACGATCGCGATGAACTCCTTCAAAACGTTCGCAGAGTACGCCGGAGCCGTCATCTGCCTCGGAGGTCTCATCTTCGCTGGCGTTCGGATGATGAGTGGTCGCTTCCAAGATGCGATTCCCGGTCTTTTCGGCGCACTCTTCGGTGCTGGCGTTCTCGGCTGGGGCGCTGGTTGGATCAGCTCTCTCACCGGCCAGACCGTTACCCAGTAAGGAGCCCAACCATGACCAAACGAGGGGAACCGTTACCGATCAATCAGGCGATGAACAGATCCAGAACAAAAGCCGGTCTGGAACTGACGACGTGGATGGTTATTGTCTTTGTCTCGATAACGGTTTTCCTCGTTGGTTTTCGCATTCTGGCCCTCATCAGCTTCCCCGTATTGGTAGCTGCTGCGTGGCTCACCGTCCGCAAGCACCCGAAGATGTTCGAGCTTTGGGGCCACAGCCTTTTCCAGAAGCCCTACTATGACCCCCGAAAAGAAAACTGAACTCAGACGCCATACGCCCTGGTACGCGAAAGCTGGAGCCGGTTGCAGCATCGTGCCGATTTCTCGTTT
Coding sequences within:
- a CDS encoding helix-turn-helix domain-containing protein gives rise to the protein MLRYDYKKFSAALGKRVKQLRKERGLTLRALVVQHGFHLTQIQRIEKGDGLSVPTLLRIAEVFQIPIEELVAGLGLVEGGESRSKSSKK
- a CDS encoding VirB3 family type IV secretion system protein, yielding MTKRGEPLPINQAMNRSRTKAGLELTTWMVIVFVSITVFLVGFRILALISFPVLVAAAWLTVRKHPKMFELWGHSLFQKPYYDPRKEN